TGTGGGTCGAAACGTTGTGTGCCTTATTTGCACtattaaagcattttttttctgaGCATTTTAAGCTGTTGTGCGGACTTTACCTTCTTTGAGCGCCAGAAGTAAAGTCAGGGAATCACCATTCAGAACAGACAGTTGTCTGGAGACCACGAGTGTCTGTATGAAATTTCATGATAATTCATCCAATCGGTGGTGGTGTGTGACTTAGTGCCGTGAATTGTTACGCACTTCTCCTAGGATATGGTACCCGCTCGCCAAAGTTACATAGTCCAACAACAGTTCAGGGCGCAAAGTGGGAATGACAGAGGCACCATTCTCCCTATTACAAGTCAGTGTACGTCAAAATGATTTTGAGCCTGTTATTTTAAGCTAAAATAGTcaaataatgctttttttttttttacattggctTTGTTATAGTTAGTTTTTTTgccttgattttaaaagttttaCAGTATACTCCTACATCTGGTGTTTATGGCCCACTGTAAAATGGTATgcttattttacatttacatgttaTTGTTAAAGATTCTCTCTTTTtcattgttgttattgtctttgggaaatagaaaaaaatttataaaaaaaaaggtcttgaaagaataataataacagaacTTGGTGGAGTACATGAGAAACCAGATGAGATCCATTAACATttaatggccctgacacaccaacctgataatcggccgtcggacagtctggcgaggtcagtgactcgagtctgttcggtgtgttccgtgctgttgTCCGtcgaggagctgtcggccttcttTTTGgcccgacctgacttgctgggtcagaaggcgggcagtcggactcactacaccaatctgattggtggagtgctaacccggaaataacgagcgggatgagtgacgaacgcctctcaaaatctgacgaaaatcttttaaactgacctttgtcgatctgaaatgaagacagattcagcaactgtatggcctatttctcgcttaaaatgttttcagaaacacatttcagtgaactatttttgtaaaatacgagatcgtatttcgaacaagccgccattactatCGGCTGGAGAAGGCAAACCCACGTGACTAgttgtcatttccggttttcattttttgtattacagctgtcgggttggtgtgtcaggggcttaagagGCTTGTGGCTCTGAATAAAACCTTTGATTTGAGTGTGTCTTACTTAAAGCaactacatttacagtacacaTAGCATATACACATCTTATGACTTCTAACAATTCTGCTGTGATAGAACAAGATCGTCAATATTTGTAAAGTAATACAGCtcattttttgttcatttacAGCCCTTTTAACTATCTTTTTAAGAGTGTCAATGATTCTGTATGGCACTTTTTGAGATCACAattcaacaaacacacacagttaaatTTGTGACTCTTAATAGAATCTCATTCGGGCTGCAATCAAAGCCTCGCTCCTCCCGAACAAACAAGGCTATCTGTGtttttccttcctcttcatctATCTCTCCACCTGGCAGTGAGGTGCCATGGACACAGAGTGACAGCCTCTGCATTCATGAGCATATCATCATCTGTCCTCCTCGTCAAGAATTAGCTCTTCATCACTCAAACCTTACAAAAGCCACTGTGCTGAAGTTTTATGTGGACAGggcattttgttttaaatcttaGAAATCAATATGGTTTggatcattttaaaaataatggaGAAttcagttgtacatttttacgtATTACTTATTTAGGCTAATGTTACAACCAGCATTAACCTACTGGTGAATTCCCATTAGTAATTAATTAAGTAATCTCCCCCTATTTTGCTTCTAAATGCCTCAGCATTCAGTCATTTCACCAGTATATTTATGTCATCCTTAACTACCAGCTCCTAGTGactccctccttcctttcagTGGCTCTATAGATTTTCTCCAAGTGATAAATTGGACATGGGGAGCCACGGAGGTGTGACCAGGTGCCAAAAGACTATAGCTTTTTGTCTTTAATGGGCCTCATTATGCTCAAGACCTTTAGAGCTGTTTGGATAAGTTCTAATAACGTGTTGTGGGAGGTAACGTTACAGCCATCAATAGAAAAAGTAATGTGTTAATACCCAAGTAGTTTTCTGACCccacaaacaaatacataaaatagATGAATCACGCCTTAGAGCTTCAAAGTTATGtatatgttttccccttttCTCTTTTGATTTAAGAAATGCACGGATTCTATCCCCTCCATCACTTCCACCCCTCCCCTCACTCTCCAAACACAGAAGCGGTTCACTTCAAGCCCATTCTCTCCTGTGGCACCGTGGTGGGCATAACTTGTGCGCAGATTGTGTACTTTTTCCTCACAGAAAGtcgtttgttgttatttttcttgCAGTGAGAAAGCGGAGATGAATCAGTTGGACGGATACTGCAGCGCGTAAAAGTTGTGGATGGTTACTTTTGCGCATACACATGTAAAAGACTATTTTATCTCCAAAAGTTGCGATACAAAACAAAAGCAGGTGAAATTCTTCCCTCTGCAAACACATCGCCCACAAGCAGGCTGGAAGACCATCCACTCCGGAGAACACAGCGAATCCGCAGAGCGCAGATGATCGCAACTGGTGTTTGTGGTGTCGCGCTGGTGCTGGTGTTGGTGGTTCTGATCCCGGTCATGGTGAACACCGCCGGTACTCCTGCTCGCTACGAGATGCTCGGGTCCTGCCAAATGGTGTGCGACTCCCACGGGACCGCGGCCACGGCCACGGCCAAGGCAACCAACCCAATCAAAGACAACCGTCTGGTGCAGTCGCTTCCGACGTTCATCCAAGGTCCTCAAGGAGAGCCGGGACGCGTCGGGAGGATGGGTCCGAGGGGTCCGGTTGGCGAGCCCGGGCCATCTGGACCTGCTGGTCCGCCCGGAGAGAGAGGGGCACCGGGTCCACCGGGTCCACCCGGAGCACCTGGAGCAAATGGGCCTAACGGTGCCATCAGCGCTGCCACTTACAACACAATCCCAAAGATTGCGTTTTATGCAGGACTGAAGAAGCAGCATGAGGGATACGAAGTGTTGAAATTCGACGACGTAGTCACAAATCTGGGCAACCACTACGACCCTTCTTCAGGGAAATTCACCTGCTCAATACCGGGGATTTACTTCTTTGTTTACCATGTGCTGATGCGAGGCGGAGATGGAACCAGCATGTGGGCTGACCTCTGTAAAAACAACCAGGTAGGACGCTTCATGATATAAATCTTTTGATTTCTTTTAGCTTTACTCTTTATAGTCTCTGTTAATAATACACAGTGCGTACACCGTTTGATGCACAAATTTGCACATTTTGCATTTTACGCACCCGTGTCCCTAGAAAGAGACTCCAACACATTTAGCCTAAAACAATGGATGGAGCTGTCCGCGGTtctgatttcaaaataaagacaCGTTTCATCAGCAGATATGTCAACTTTCCCTTCTAGGTGAGAGCCAGTGCCATCGCCCAAGACGCCGACCAGAACTACGACTACGCCAGCAACAGTGTTGTCCTGCACCTCGAGCCCGGGGACGAGATTTACATCAAGCTGGACGGCGGAAAGGCGCACGGGGGCAACAACAACAAGTACAGCACATTCTCCGGCTTCATGTTGTATGCTGATTAAAACACGGAAAAGATCCGCTGAGGGGGGAAAAGGATCTGCATATAGCTTGCTTCACTGCTCATCAATGTCAGTTGGATTATTAGAGGCACAGCTCACCATTTCCATATTGCAAGAGTCCAGAAAGATGTGGAGGACGTCATgcgagaaaaagaaaataactgtACTTTGCAATAGCAAAGAGCTTACAGTGTAATTACAGACAAGtaataatgcattttaaagTGTACAGCTTTGAATTATACCCTTGTCAGATAGTGTCGCTATTGCACCCTGAATGAACTGTTTAACTTTACAAATTAACTTCGCTATGTCCACCATACTGCTGTGGTAACACATACTAAGTAAGTGTAAACTGGAAGTTCAATGTATTGACCTCCAGTGCTTAATTAGATACTGAAATGATAGGATACTGACATAATCACCACTCTGTTCACAGTGTTATTAGTCCATGTGTGCTTTATTTTTCAAAACTATTAGATAGTTGTTGCATTTTGAGTGAAAATGTTAAAAGCCGTAGTGATGCATGATTATAAATATGACATGTTAACACCGTGCAGCATCAAAACACTTCAAAGAATGTGTAAAGGGCcgttataatgttcatattgAAGCACTGTCACAAAATAATCCTTGTAATTCATTTTCTCTCAATACGACAGTTGGTTGGGGCAACAGGGTGGTCTGGCGGTTAGTCACCATCACAAAACTGGACAGTCACGCTGACATAAATGTTTCCTCGATATACATCGATCTGCCTGCTGATTGTGAAGACTGTCAGCTAATGtgtaaaatatgtcaaaaataaatCCTCTGGCTCACTTTTTAATCCTCTCGGAAGATTAATCAaagttatattgtttttttttcacggCGCACAGTCACTTGTGGCGATCATGCCATTGATCATGTGGTGAAGTCACCCTGTGAGGCCACCTGTTCCCAGATGAGAGGAGAACATGTCCTTCATCCAGTCAGCCTCCCATAGACACCCACTGAGGGGCAACAGGACAACTCATCCAACACAGCCGCATTATGTTGAGAGCAGAGCGGCATACTGATTACTACCGCGCTCATTATTGTCATTGTCATCTGCAGAAATGCCACTTACGAATACAAAGAAAGCAACGTTGAGCACCATATTTGTAAGCAGTGAGCACCACTGTAGAGTGTAGACAACACCTCCAGAGAAAGAGTTTTAGATTGCATTCACATTTCTGCAGGCAAGAAGCTATTTTTGTGTGACATAAATGGGACCAAAACAAGACTGCTAATGAGAGGCACTGTGATCCTGTGAGGCTCCTTCATATTATTATCAAGTGAATAATGTATAATCACAAAtataaaatcatgttttaattaaTGAGGACCTCTGTACAAACTCTTTAAGCTGAATGAAACAACAGCCTGtaattattttccattggaaAGACAAAGTTACAAAACATTTTGCTTTGCTGAAAAATGTAAGAACATTGACATTAAAGACAAATTGATGCACAAACATTGTACGCTCATTGATTTGAGggtccaaaaacacatttataaatgagtGGGGAATGTGATTATTGCAAAGAATCTCAAAGTATTCATTGTGGGGTGTTTAGTCATTATCTGGAGATAAAATAATCACTACATCAAAACGCTCTTTTTGCATTATTTGAAGGTCAGCCAGCATTTTGGGTTGTCGATGAGGATCTTATCCACCTGGTTCTGCGAGATGCCCCTCATCAGCATCTTCGGCACAATGTTCTTCAGAATGTGAGAGTAGCCATGGCCGCCGTACTTGGTGAGACGGTTCTTGGTGTGGATGTCGTGTGCAACCACTATCTTGTCGTCATAGCCCTCCTTCACGAGGAACGCCAAGCTGAGCGTGAACAAAGAAACAGGGAAAAACGAGGGGCCTTAAACACAACTGACATTTTCTGTTAATCTCCTTTTTTTTATGTGCGGACTAACATGTGGCCAGTTATTCATCACTCCTCTCTCCACTGCAGTGGGAGATCAGCGTCTCACAGTTTCTCTGACAAACTGTAGGACATGCTCGTCTCTCCACATGgagtaaaacacaaaaacagcatttttgctCTAAATGATATACACCGGATGTGGACTCTAGCTCCATTTACAAGTGTGGAAACAACAACGTGGACACACTTGTGTTCACTCCTGGCACATCtaatcacaaaataaaaaaagtttaacCCTGACCGGTGTTACTCACGCCTTCACTCTCTGGCTGTCACTGGGCATGTCCACCTCCAGGTTATACGGGTAGTTCAGCATCTCTGTTCCAAAGAGATCATACTCCAGATAACTCCCCAGCTTTGCAAACTCAAGCAGTTCACCATCATCAAATATAGTCCTgcaggaagagaagagaaaataaGTGAAATGAATGCCATACATGTAGAATTTCAAAAGAGAAGGTTTATCCAGTTTACCAGCTTGTTTAACGAAAAAAgggaaacacattttttaatgTAGGGGTAAAATTCAATGCAATTTCTGTAACTTTTCTTAAGAATGGAGAATACCAACGACCAGAATAGTGACTAAAATAATTTGTTGTGAAAGCAGATCTAAGAAATATTGGGATCAAATGTGGAATGATAAAGCTATCTTATCTAACACCACCTTTAGGTAGCATAGCATGTGACTTGACATTATGAATCAAATAGTTTGTCAGTCacgttgtttgttgtttttcactCTTAAATTGAATGTATATCATAACTCTTTGCGGTCGTTTTAAAATATTTGACTCATAAAACCACTCTATAAATAAGGGTAATCGTTTTCAGTTTTCACTtattatttatcatttattttcaccaaAAAATAACCAGATTCTTTTCGAAGAGCACATCTGTTTAAACTGATTTCCACTAAGATATGATGTCCTACACATTCAAAAGTTACGTTTCTTGCTGCAAGAGGACACTGATCACGGCTGTTTACAGCAAACAAGATTCCCTTGCAACAAGCACAGCTCAGAAAATGTTTCCAGTGAGGAAAGTGAAGATTAGAAAAAACTGCAGCCTGTAACTGCCTCTATACTGCATTTCACACTGTGTGCCATCAGGTCAGAATTCCAAGGAAATCTGCTGAAAAACTACAGGTTCGcatgaaagaggaagaaaacaaacatctgagggtgaagaagaagggtGATTTACACAAAGACGGTGACGAAAATGTACTGCAGAGGCGACGAAATTTGGGAATTTCTGTCGGTAAGCGTTGACAACAAAATCGCGAGACAAATTCAAGGAACGTCAGAAGACTctgttgtttatgaccaaattacgaACTGGCTACATGACCGCAATGTAATCCGCTGCACGCTCTACCCAGGTGCCACCTCTCGCCTAAACCAATCTGAGTATTTCCAGTAAGTAAGAACGCATCTGACAAACAACCTCCTGTTGTGTGCTGAATGTGTGAAAGAGAAACTGGACAATGTTGGGACCAGAGTCGTTGGACATTGTCCAGatttcatatgtgaaaacagttctacaatgttaatgcagtgtgaattttcccaaTCGGGAAATCATTTCTTCAAATTATTTGACACCacgtgaatgcagcacaaatgccctatctGGCATGTTAACGAAAGTAAAAAATACTTTGTGTATCAGCCCTGTGTGGGTTCTTCCTTCGCCAATGCTACACACTTTCACCAAGGTTTCTGAAAATAAGGCCTGTAGTTTTTTtggtaatcctgctgacagacagacaaacagaccaTCAAACAGACGGCTGAGGTAAAAACTAAATCTCTTTATTCCCCTCTACCAACTGTTTCCACGGACTTCTCACCTGTCCAGGTGTGACATGACAGTCTTGCTGATGTCACCGCCGGCCTCCTGAAGAATCCGGACGATTTCAGCTGGAGCGGTGGGATTCCTACCGGGATGGATGATGACAGGGCAGCCGAGCTGGGTCTGAGCATGAGCTGTGGCCCTCAGCACCTTCGTTTCACTCTCCGTGATGGGCCAGCTGGTGCCGATCTCTCCGATCACGCCACAGCGGATGTCTGTGCCGTCAGCGCCGTGAAGCACCTCGCTGATGATGATGTCTGTGAGCTGACGGGCAGAAAATGAGGAGTTAGTTAAATCAGGACAACATCACTCTTTTAGACTAGTTACTGACATATTAGTGCATTAAAATGACTATCTTCTGACTTCTTAGTTCTGTCCCTTTAACAGGCTCGATGCACATGAACAGAGCATGTTAGGTTTGAATGATAATATCTAAACATCCACAGGTGCACATTCTCAGTGCATCACTACTAAAGGGCTATACAGAGCAGCCAGAAACCCGTTCAAATCAATCAAAAGATACAGAAGAAATCCTTGAACATAAACACAGAACGTGCTAAGAGAATTGGTGATATATCAAATTGATTGTAAACAAATTGATGCAGGATATTCTTCCTGTCTTATGACTGAGACATTCAGTGCAAGTGGCAAACTCCAGACACACACCGATTAAGTTTCCACAATATAGTTCAAATGGTTTCAAACTTTGTGTGAAACATACATGCCAGATTTTGACCTGGCTGCTGCCACACGCAAGACTGAGCCTCACCTTCTCCACACTCATTCTCTTGGTGGCCTCCGTGTGGGTGGAGTCCACATAGTACCCTGCTCCTGCGACGACGTGGACCCCGGTGTCCTTTGCTAGCTGCTTGAGGGTAGGCAGGTCCCGGTCGATGCCCGTGGTGGTGTTTTCCACTATGGTGCCCCCACCGGCCTTCCTGTAGGCCAGCAGCTCGTCCCGCACGGCGCCGGTctcctgctgcagcagcaggttcTCGTGACAGCTGTAGGGGTTCTGTCTCAGCCAGTGCATGTGCTGCATCTGGAACGGGTTCTCCGCCACTTCCTCATCAcctggaggaggagggaagtaGCAGCACTCAAAGGTCATGGTCAGGTGCTCGTGGGTCATGGTGCGGCCCAGCTGGTCTGGATCCACCAGACCCAGCACGGTCTGGACCTTCCCACTCAACTCTGACATGACTGGTGTTCAGGGTTTCCAACAACCTGAAAACAAACATATtcttattatttaatttataaatgagTCAAATATAAGGCCTGGTAACGCTTTGTAAACATGGTTTCAGATCAGTGTGTTAGCAAAGAGGCTCTGACACAACTCATTGACCAGGATGACCTAACGTTACAGTGCATGCAGGAGAGGGACCTTTGGACTGCAGAGTGACCTGCTCTGAAGACCTGATCCTTATTAGGACCAACCATAGAGTCCGTCCATAGATATTGGGTCCATCTAGGAGTTGAGTTTATTGCTTACTTAGCTACTTGCTCGGTTTACAAAACAGTAACCACTGCAGAATGGGCGATAATTTAAAAAGAGCAACGTTTTGTGCTAGTGCAAAGTGTAACGGTAACACGTAGAAATCAGCCGAAATCAGCCGTGCAGTGCAAACTCAGAGCTGCAGCACGAGGTGGGCGGAAACTTTAAGTTCATCGACTTAAATCCTAAAATGTATCTAAACTGCTGACAGTTTGCTGACCTTGTTTTTGCTTCTTGCGGTCCACTTCAACCAACCACCAACCGAACTCAAAACAGCTACTCCGTTTACAGATTAGCAGAGCCATAAGGTGCGAGAAGTGTGAATCATCGCGAGAGATCACGACAATACAGTTCAGCTGACAGGACGTCAGCAAAACCCAATAAAAAAAGGCAGTGTCACACACACTTTATTAGTGATAATACATCATTAACTAAAACTGGATGCGTTATATGTCATTAATATGACCAAAAGTTTGTTTACAAGGTTGGGAAAAATAACAACAACGTTTCCGACATTTTACTAAGCCAAAAGCGAAAATACGTTGTTAATAAATATTGGTTTCTTGAGGCAGTTTTGGTCTATACAACAATAATTAACGATGAATTACCATTCATAAAGCAAAGATTAcgttttttagggagacctttTAGAAAACAAATCTTTCAGACCTGTAGGCATAAAATCAAGTCTTATTACATAAATGTAATTATAAGCATATTTAACATACATATAACTGTGGCCAGCTGTCATTTTAGAAATTGGATGATCATAGTTTGGGAGAACATGTGAGGATGATGCAGGGTTTGAGAGACAGGCTGTGTCTCCCTCTGTTTCTGTGCTCCTCACTCAGCAGATGGTCTCCACAGCAGCATTTGTTCTGCTGTTGCTGTAGCAAATGACCATCCACATACTGCAGAGCCTATGCCATCCATTTGTCGGCAAGGTGACTACTCTGTAGATCAGACCAGCAGTTCCATGCTGGATAaattgtctctttttctttattggCTGAGAAGTGGAAGATGAGGTCAGGGCCATATGCAATGACAATTTTTATTTGTGTcttcatttgaagaaaaaaaaactaactttccAGGAGTGCACCCTCCTACTCAGGCCCATTTTGTCTTGAGCTGAGATGTAGATGATTAATGTAGAGTTATTTATTTTGTCCTGTCTAGATTACTTTCACTCCACTTTCACGTGTTTTAGCAACATATGTCCCCCTGAGGTCAAGAATGCTGCTGCAAAGCCTTTGACCAGGTGCTCTAAAATGATTCTGATATTAATTTCTTTACACTGGCTCCTCATCAAATTCAAAACACAAGTCAAGATTATGTTGATCACTTTCAGAGCTCTGCCAGTTGGCTGTTCCTACTGTAGCTCCACTAAAGGAGACTGTACTTAAGAAGTTGTGGCTCCTAAACTGTGAATGCTGTGAACACCTTTAGTAAAACGCAGCTCAAAACCAACCAGCGTTTCTTAAGTTTTATCTAAAGTTTTCTATTTCATTTATAACCCCTGTGTTGTGTAGTGCTCTATAAACTCTCTTACTTAGGCCTATTTATTATTACAATTAACACTGAAGCACAAAACAGGACCTCAAGATAAAGATAAATAACAGACATAGATCACAAAGTTCACTGAAATAAAACTGGTAAACTGTAGGTAAAGCACCACTGATGTGATAACAACAactaaacaacaaaacacacacaattcaaTACAGTCAGCCACTTTGAGTGCAACAAATGGAAGAACAACAAGGCAACAGGGATGCAAAATGAATTTACCAACTCAAAGATTATGCACAGAGAGGGGGGCTATGATTTAAGTGGGGTACTTACTTTAAAACAACGACACTACTCTTAaagcatgtgtgtttctgttcgTGGGGTGACTGAAATAGTTTGGAGGACAAAATCAAATTGAGTAAAGATGTCTTACAGTTCAACATGAAATACAAAAGAGCAATTCTGGATAGGTACAGTAAGAGGAGGGAGGTTGTAACTCATGAGTAGAGAAATTATTGACGGTAGTGTATTATTAAGTATTAACTTGTTTCAGTTTTGTTCTGATCTATTTAGAAGTTAATTGTGCTTGATAAATGTAATGGATGGACAGTATAGCTCAAGTATGGTACatgaacaaatgaaaaaaaaaggaaattatggAATAGTAacttcatttattattatattgattGGCAAATGTTTTTTGAATGTTGATGATGTTTTCTGTTATAGGGTTGTATGGTAACAATAGATTGAAAACACTTTGATATGGACATTTCAAAAAAGGTACGACCTGAAAAGCATTTTGCTTCTTCCTACTCTCTTTGGGACACAAGTATTTATTGaagagtatttatttattttgcttattcttgattttttttaatagtaaAATACTTTGtgtctttacattttttttgtatgttgtttgaaataaaactattgattcattcattcatttatggTAAATGTGTTTTGGACTGCTGTTCCTCATAAGCCCAGAGCACCATCCCACTGCAGGGTTTCCTCATTAGTGGCAAGAAAAGATTGTCACTCCCATTCATCTCTATGGCTGCCATGTTTTTAGACGGACACGACCACAGGGAGCTTCTCAAGGAGAGGGATGACTCAAAACCAGCTCTCCCCTGTGGACAGACCTCCTGAGACACAGCTCAGACATTAACAAGACTTCCAGTTTGATGCATGGTCTGTATACAATGGAACTCTGttattatgtatttgtttttttaggcCTGTTATAAAAGCAAATTCGATTTGGACATGTATTATAATGGCCTATATGCCCTAAACTCACCATTCACTTTAAACACgacattttctttgttcttttctgcaTTTACGTATTTTCTTCCTTGATGAATCATACCTAATCAAGGCAGATGCAACCTAAACAGAAAGAGTCTGGATATCACTGTGACTGCCAGAGACCTGTCAGGATTTTAAGGTTCGGCCTGCGAGTGTTGTGGTCTGGTGCCCTCTGCAGACAGAGATGAGGCACATATTTTGCAGTTTGATGTGACAGTAAAACATAAGGGTTTTCAAATgatggaggaagtattcagaccttaagtaaaagtactaaaaccacactgtaaaaatactctattacaagtaaaagtcttgcattgcaaatgtcaggaaaatgtgaggtattaaaagtaaaagtagtcaatCCAGGAAAATGGCCCATGTGGATGTTATACTTTTGATTGCTATTTTTTATGCATTTATATAATAGCAGGAGTTTACTAATGTAGTTATTTTGTATAGGAcagcaactaatgattatttttaatatggattcatctgctgattattttcttgattggTTGTTTGATTTGTAAAACTTCTGAAAATGCTCATCATAATTATCCAAAGGGACATCTTCACaatggtttgttttgtccaccCAACCGTCCAAACCTCAgaattattaaaaaaactaaagtgaAATAATTAAAAGGAAACTCACATgtaagaagctggaaccatgATTTTTGGCATTTGTGCAAGAAAAATGACTaaacgattatcaaaatagctgcAGATTAGTTTCTGTTGGGCAAATTAATCGACTACTTTTAGCTGTGTTTGCAGAATTTCACGTTTTGTGTGCACAAATCTTAATTTgttaagtaactaaagctgtcaaacaAATGCAGtgtaaagtacaatatttccatctGAAAAGCAGAGTTGATGTATAAATTGGCTTGAAGGGAAAATACTTTAAGTAAACGTACCTAAAAtttgtacttgagtacagtatttgagtaaatgtatttagttacattccaccaccaCTGTACAGCCGACTATTGTACTTTCAGTAGAATAAGCACATGGTATGTTCTTGCCTGAGGGGGGACTAGGATGCTTTAAGTTAATTTATATGATATGAATGACAATAAAAGTCAGTGGATGGTGTTCTGCTTGTTGTCTTTAATCTAATGTTTACACTGGTTAGGCTATCCAGAGCCTCAAGCATTGTTAATCAATAGGCATGTTTGGGTCAAGAAATGCAGTGAGATAATATATGAAACTGTGATGGATTGAAAACCTCACCCTTAACAACTATGGTGTTTATACAGAGGCACATGGTTTCAAAGAGCAGGAAAACAGACAAGAAAATATGATCAACATTATGCCTTTATTATAGTTTTCAATCAAACATCAGCTACaacggggcggcctctagctcacccagttagAGAGTTCACCCCGTGTTGGCTGAGTCTTGCAGTGgcctgggttcaaatccgacctgcggccctttgctgcgtgtcttcccccatctctctccccctttcatgtctatccaccgtcacttaataaagggaaaagccccaaaaaatatttctttaaacatCACCTACAATGAAGAGGGCATCAATCTGTTAGTGTTGATGAAAAATATGCCTCAAAAGCTTTGACTTTAAGTGAAACCAACAAAATAATATATACACGTAAGTGGACACCCAAATAATAATTGCAAGTTTATTCTTCTTCAatagtaaactttattttttaactcaatatctttgggttttggactgtgcAATCTAAACACATTATCTTTGGCTCATGGGGTAAATGTGATTTATTACTatattattttctgacattttattgatcaaacaatcaattaaataataattcctGTTTGTCCtaaaacaaacttaaaacatcctgttttattttggccaaAACAAAGTGATGAGAACA
This Sander lucioperca isolate FBNREF2018 chromosome 9, SLUC_FBN_1.2, whole genome shotgun sequence DNA region includes the following protein-coding sequences:
- the LOC116046238 gene encoding complement C1q-like protein 3; this translates as MIATGVCGVALVLVLVVLIPVMVNTAGTPARYEMLGSCQMVCDSHGTAATATAKATNPIKDNRLVQSLPTFIQGPQGEPGRVGRMGPRGPVGEPGPSGPAGPPGERGAPGPPGPPGAPGANGPNGAISAATYNTIPKIAFYAGLKKQHEGYEVLKFDDVVTNLGNHYDPSSGKFTCSIPGIYFFVYHVLMRGGDGTSMWADLCKNNQVRASAIAQDADQNYDYASNSVVLHLEPGDEIYIKLDGGKAHGGNNNKYSTFSGFMLYAD
- the pter gene encoding phosphotriesterase-related protein, which gives rise to MSELSGKVQTVLGLVDPDQLGRTMTHEHLTMTFECCYFPPPPGDEEVAENPFQMQHMHWLRQNPYSCHENLLLQQETGAVRDELLAYRKAGGGTIVENTTTGIDRDLPTLKQLAKDTGVHVVAGAGYYVDSTHTEATKRMSVEKLTDIIISEVLHGADGTDIRCGVIGEIGTSWPITESETKVLRATAHAQTQLGCPVIIHPGRNPTAPAEIVRILQEAGGDISKTVMSHLDRTIFDDGELLEFAKLGSYLEYDLFGTEMLNYPYNLEVDMPSDSQRVKALAFLVKEGYDDKIVVAHDIHTKNRLTKYGGHGYSHILKNIVPKMLMRGISQNQVDKILIDNPKCWLTFK